In the genome of Pseudomonas sp. P5_109, one region contains:
- a CDS encoding SDR family oxidoreductase — MNESVRFEDKVVIITGAGGGLGRAHALLFAKQGAKVLVNDLGGSAQGEGANASAADRVVADIREAGGIAQANHDSVTDGDKLVQHAMDVFGRVDVVVNNAGILRDKTFHKMDDADWDLVYRVHVEGAYKVTRAAWPHMREQNYGRVIFTASTSGIYGNFGQSNYGMAKLGLYGLTRTLAIEGRKNNILVNAIAPTGGTRMTEGLIPPQVFEQLKPELVSPLVVYLASENCQETSGLFEVGGGWMGKVRWERSLGIGFDPRAGFSPEDVAAHWQQICDFEGAAHPKDNIEALKEMMGNLQKYSL, encoded by the coding sequence ATGAATGAGTCTGTGCGCTTCGAAGATAAAGTCGTGATCATCACAGGTGCCGGTGGCGGCCTGGGACGGGCGCATGCATTGCTGTTCGCCAAACAGGGCGCCAAGGTGCTGGTCAACGATCTTGGCGGCTCGGCCCAGGGCGAAGGCGCCAACGCTTCGGCCGCCGACCGCGTGGTAGCAGACATTCGCGAGGCCGGCGGTATCGCCCAGGCCAACCACGACTCGGTCACTGACGGTGACAAACTGGTTCAGCACGCCATGGATGTCTTCGGTCGCGTCGACGTGGTGGTCAACAACGCCGGTATCCTGCGTGACAAGACCTTCCACAAAATGGATGACGCCGACTGGGACCTGGTTTACCGCGTCCACGTCGAAGGTGCCTACAAAGTCACCCGCGCCGCCTGGCCGCACATGCGCGAGCAGAACTACGGCCGGGTGATTTTCACCGCGTCGACCTCGGGTATCTATGGCAACTTCGGCCAGTCCAACTACGGCATGGCCAAGCTCGGTCTCTACGGCCTGACCCGCACCCTGGCCATCGAAGGCCGCAAGAACAACATCCTGGTCAATGCCATTGCCCCCACCGGCGGCACGCGCATGACCGAAGGCCTGATCCCGCCGCAGGTGTTCGAACAACTCAAGCCGGAACTGGTCAGCCCGCTGGTGGTGTACCTGGCCAGCGAGAACTGCCAGGAAACCTCCGGCCTGTTCGAAGTCGGTGGCGGCTGGATGGGCAAGGTCCGCTGGGAGCGCAGCCTCGGCATCGGGTTCGATCCACGGGCGGGGTTTTCCCCGGAAGACGTGGCGGCGCACTGGCAGCAGATCTGCGACTTCGAAGGTGCGGCGCATCCAAAGGACAATATCGAGGCGTTGAAGGAGATGATGGGGAATTTGCAGAAGTATTCGCTCTGA